A stretch of Calditrichota bacterium DNA encodes these proteins:
- the cas6 gene encoding CRISPR-associated endoribonuclease Cas6, whose protein sequence is MRVKLTLRTARKFSTIPINYQYQLSSAIYQILSQSSPEFSLWLHEQGYSTPQGKPIKLFVFSKLYIPGVKSRNGALIARNFTPCTLHIESPMLQDFVQNFVIGLFSSQEISINSQYGSAKFAVQQVETVPEPEFSEEMKFKCLSPIVVSTARKKEGQIQEHYYRPLEPDLSEAIRKNLISKYETLYHRHPENDSLTFALDEHYLRRRGGEEKLSKLIKIKEGMAEETRIKAFECPFYLKGSTELMKVAYECGIGQKNSMGFGMVDVVK, encoded by the coding sequence ATGAGAGTTAAATTGACATTGAGAACCGCCCGAAAATTTTCCACAATCCCGATAAACTATCAATACCAATTGTCATCAGCTATTTATCAAATTCTATCGCAGTCATCCCCTGAATTTTCGCTCTGGCTGCACGAACAAGGGTATTCGACTCCGCAGGGAAAGCCGATAAAGCTGTTTGTATTTTCAAAATTGTACATTCCCGGCGTCAAGTCCAGAAATGGCGCTTTGATCGCGAGAAACTTCACTCCCTGCACGCTGCACATCGAAAGCCCAATGTTGCAGGATTTTGTGCAAAACTTTGTCATCGGCCTTTTTTCATCGCAGGAGATTAGTATCAACAGTCAGTACGGATCAGCGAAATTTGCAGTGCAGCAAGTGGAGACCGTTCCCGAACCTGAGTTTAGCGAAGAAATGAAATTTAAATGCTTGTCTCCGATTGTCGTTTCTACTGCTCGAAAAAAAGAAGGACAAATTCAGGAGCATTATTACCGCCCACTGGAGCCCGATCTCTCCGAAGCGATCCGAAAAAATTTGATTTCAAAATACGAAACTCTTTACCACCGACATCCGGAAAACGATAGCTTAACTTTTGCGCTTGACGAACATTATCTCCGCAGAAGAGGAGGTGAAGAAAAGCTATCCAAGCTGATCAAGATTAAAGAAGGCATGGCCGAAGAAACGCGCATTAAGGCGTTCGAATGTCCGTTTTATCTGAAAGGAAGCACGGAGTTGATGAAAGTTGCCTATGAGTGCGGCATCGGGCAGAAAAATTCAATGGGGTTTGGGATGGTGGACGTTGT
- a CDS encoding insulinase family protein yields MISKRFALFILLILSLVSLSFAQAQVQEGEVVETILDNGLKVLTVEIHNAPIVYSQLSYKVGSRNENVGSTGIAHITEHMMFKGTPNYPAGTISQIIKNNAGVFNAFTSNDITAYYEQMPKNKIEQALAIESDRMYNCVIDSGELARELNVIMEERRMRTENNPRGLFSEEFNAIAFKSSPYHWPVVGWMDDIKNTTRDEVYNFYRTYYTPNNATLVLVGDFETGKMLQTVEDHFGKIPRGPEVDQTVTSEIEQLSTRTVTLKRPDVKTVTLQMGWHTPGIGHPDNAALYFLARILGGGKTSRLRKNLVEEKKLAIRVSARATFGKDPYLFIVSAELRKEKMGQLGRVKDIIFDEIEKIKAESVSEYELQKVKNRIAFNEVSENLKVSGIGGRLSRYETYLSWKFYDDWKKQRQAVTVADVKRAANQYLHAEYLTIGYLLPSEKAEKITKKSSSIHKNNDQSNFFYQNPTPKKKNTNLQTEQKLDVAKPNPIAPRVKKAKLNNGIEVYFIRSKAFPIFSLHGFIRTGNCPEDAKKPGLGSLTGRMMNRGTKQFSFDYLSERMDFIPFSFNVSGGVETIDFGGSVLSEYADTLLFYAMNILTEPAFPENGLEIVRASMITSLRRAEGSAGWKTSRFLFERIYGKSHPYGRLSTGGEKSLRQITIADLKNFHKKYYCPQHTMLFVLSDLSMDKVLEKLNRSFGKWRHANPPQLADFPNPTGVKGRVVKVFPMPEKKQADVRIGGLLVPYGHKDSEAIELAVHILGGSSLTSRMGVNIREKQALAYHVGVKTRQRQHGGLWFMQSGTKPETATQLLKSALAEIRRMRREKVSDAELLNAKRFLIGILPMMLESPDDVLRQVEDTAEHHLPVEYFDNYADRIMAVTKDDILRVMTKYFDTKNIVIVGAGPMDEHEFDIFKDKL; encoded by the coding sequence ATGATAAGCAAAAGATTTGCTTTATTCATCTTGCTGATATTAAGCCTGGTATCGCTGAGTTTTGCGCAAGCACAGGTCCAGGAAGGCGAAGTCGTCGAAACAATTTTAGACAATGGCTTGAAAGTTTTGACGGTTGAGATACACAACGCGCCGATTGTTTATTCGCAATTATCGTACAAAGTCGGTTCCAGGAATGAAAATGTCGGTTCTACCGGTATTGCGCACATCACCGAGCACATGATGTTCAAGGGCACACCCAATTATCCGGCGGGAACGATTTCGCAAATCATAAAAAACAACGCCGGCGTTTTTAATGCGTTCACTTCCAACGACATCACTGCCTATTATGAACAAATGCCAAAAAATAAAATCGAACAGGCGCTGGCGATTGAGTCGGATCGAATGTACAATTGCGTGATTGATTCAGGCGAACTCGCCAGAGAGCTCAATGTCATCATGGAAGAACGCCGCATGAGAACGGAAAATAATCCACGGGGACTATTTTCCGAAGAGTTTAATGCCATCGCTTTCAAAAGTTCGCCTTACCATTGGCCTGTGGTCGGATGGATGGATGACATTAAAAATACGACCAGGGACGAAGTTTACAATTTCTACCGCACTTACTACACGCCGAATAACGCCACGCTCGTGCTGGTCGGAGATTTTGAAACCGGGAAAATGTTGCAAACAGTGGAAGATCATTTCGGAAAAATTCCCCGTGGTCCCGAAGTGGATCAAACTGTGACCTCAGAAATCGAGCAACTCAGCACGAGAACGGTGACATTAAAAAGACCCGATGTCAAAACGGTCACGCTGCAGATGGGTTGGCACACGCCGGGCATTGGTCATCCCGATAATGCCGCTTTGTATTTTCTCGCTCGCATTTTGGGAGGCGGGAAGACGTCTCGATTGAGAAAAAATCTTGTGGAAGAAAAGAAACTGGCAATCCGCGTTTCCGCGCGCGCCACATTCGGAAAAGACCCGTATCTTTTCATTGTCAGTGCTGAATTACGCAAAGAAAAAATGGGTCAGTTGGGGCGCGTGAAAGACATTATTTTTGACGAGATTGAAAAAATTAAAGCGGAATCCGTATCCGAATACGAGTTGCAAAAGGTAAAAAACAGAATTGCCTTTAACGAGGTATCGGAGAATCTCAAAGTCTCGGGCATCGGCGGTCGGCTGTCGCGCTACGAAACCTATCTGTCGTGGAAATTTTACGATGATTGGAAAAAGCAAAGGCAGGCTGTTACGGTGGCAGATGTGAAGCGCGCGGCAAATCAATATTTACATGCGGAATATTTGACGATTGGCTATCTTTTGCCCTCGGAAAAAGCTGAAAAAATAACAAAAAAATCCTCGTCAATTCACAAGAACAACGACCAGAGCAATTTTTTCTACCAAAATCCAACTCCGAAAAAAAAGAATACGAATTTGCAAACGGAGCAAAAGCTCGATGTGGCAAAACCCAACCCAATTGCGCCACGCGTCAAAAAAGCGAAATTGAACAACGGCATCGAGGTGTATTTTATCAGGTCAAAAGCGTTCCCGATTTTCTCGTTGCACGGCTTTATTCGTACCGGAAATTGTCCCGAAGACGCAAAAAAACCGGGACTCGGTTCTCTCACCGGGAGAATGATGAATCGCGGCACGAAACAATTTTCTTTTGATTATTTATCCGAAAGAATGGATTTTATTCCCTTCAGTTTTAATGTCAGCGGGGGAGTGGAGACCATTGATTTTGGCGGTAGCGTTTTGTCGGAATATGCGGACACGCTGCTTTTTTACGCGATGAATATTTTAACTGAACCTGCGTTTCCGGAGAATGGCTTGGAGATTGTCCGCGCGAGCATGATCACGTCGCTGCGGCGAGCGGAAGGAAGCGCCGGCTGGAAAACTTCGCGTTTTCTGTTTGAGCGCATTTATGGAAAAAGTCATCCGTACGGACGGCTCAGTACTGGCGGAGAAAAAAGTCTGCGTCAAATTACTATCGCTGACCTGAAAAATTTTCATAAAAAATACTATTGCCCGCAGCACACGATGCTATTTGTCCTGTCCGATCTGTCAATGGACAAGGTGCTGGAAAAACTGAACCGGTCTTTTGGTAAATGGCGACATGCGAATCCGCCGCAATTGGCTGATTTCCCGAATCCGACTGGCGTAAAAGGCAGGGTTGTCAAAGTTTTTCCCATGCCCGAGAAAAAACAGGCGGACGTGCGAATCGGCGGTTTGCTAGTGCCTTATGGCCACAAAGACTCAGAAGCCATCGAATTGGCGGTGCACATTCTGGGAGGAAGTTCACTCACTTCGAGAATGGGAGTGAATATCCGGGAAAAACAAGCACTTGCCTACCACGTTGGAGTCAAAACCAGACAGCGGCAACATGGCGGACTCTGGTTCATGCAATCGGGCACAAAACCGGAAACAGCAACTCAGTTGTTGAAAAGCGCGCTCGCAGAAATCCGACGAATGCGCCGGGAAAAGGTCAGCGACGCTGAATTGCTTAACGCAAAACGTTTTTTGATCGGCATTCTACCGATGATGCTGGAATCGCCCGACGATGTTTTGCGACAGGTCGAAGATACGGCAGAACACCATCTCCCAGTCGAATATTTTGACAACTACGCCGACCGAATAATGGCGGTGACCAAAGATGATATTTTACGAGTGATGACAAAATACTTTGACACAAAAAATATTGTCATTGTCGGCGCCGGCCCGATGGACGAGCATGAATTTGATATTTTTAAGGACAAATTGTAA